The nucleotide window CATACGTTGCCGGCGTCGCGTTGGACACTACCGAGCAGGTAAAGGCAGTGGAGGCACTGCAAAAATCGGAAAGAAAGTTTGCGAAGATCTTCCATGCTGCCCCGGCGCTGGTCGGCATATCCACTCCGGAAGAAGGAAGATTCATCGATGTCAACGATGCAACAATCCAGTTATTGGGCTATCGGCGCGAGGAAATGATCGGTCGAACGGCACTGGAGCTCAATATCTGGGAAGACCTGTCCGACAGGGCCCGGGTGCTGCAGGCGCTGGAGGAAAAGGGATCGGCGAAAAACATCGAAGTCAGGCTCAGGGGCAAGAACGGTCAGATCCTTGTCGGCCTGTTTTCCGCGGAATACGTTGATTTGGACGGTGACCGGTACCTGCTCAGCCTGGTCAGAGACATCACCGAGCGCAAACGGGCGGAGGAAACGCTTCGGAAATCGGAGCAGAAGTTTGCCAAGGTTTTCAACTCGGTCCCGGCGCTGGTCAGCATATCGACCTTGAAAGAAGGGGGATTCGTCGAGGTGAACGAGACAATGCTGAAAATGCTCGGCTACCGGCGCGAGGAAATGATCGGCCGCACGGCAATGGAACTCGGCATCTGGAATGATCTGGCCGACAGGGCCCGAATACAGCAGGCACTGGAAGAAAAGGGATCGGCGAAAAACTTTGAAGTCAGGTTCAGGGGGAAGAAAGGCCAAAGCTTCGTCGGGCTCTTTTCCGCGGAGTATGTTGATTTTGGCAATGACCGGTACATGCTCAGTCTGGTGAAAGACATAACGCTCACAAAGCAGGCACAGCAGGAAGTCGAGCTGCTGAACACGCAACTGGGGGCACGGGCCGCCGAACTGGAGGAGGCCAACCGGCAACTGGAGGCTTTCAATTACGCGGTCGCCCACGACTTGCGCAAGCCGTTGTCGACCATCAACGGTTACTGCCAGATCATCCGGGAGGCGTGCGGCGAACGGCTCGACGCGGAATGCAGGAATTATTTGCAGGAGGCTTACGACGGTACCTGGCGCATGAGCCGGCTCATCGATGCATTGCTCAGGTTTTCCCAAGCAAGCCGCATTGAGCCGCGCCGGGAACAGGTCGATTTCAGCAGCATGGCCCGGGCGGTTGCGGTCGACCTGCAGCACGCCGAACCGGCCCGCCGGGTCGACTTTCGGATCGCGGAAGGGATCTCGGTTATCGGCGACACCGACCTGCTGCGGGTAGTGCTGGCCAATCTCATCGGCAATGCGTGGAAGTACACCGCCAAATTGGAAGAGGCCGTTATCGAATTCGGGGTGACCCGGGCAAGAGAGGAGAAGGCTTGCTTTGTCAGAGACAACGGACCGGGCTTCGCCATGGCCGATGCGGAAAAGCTGTTCATTCCCTTCCAGCGGGTCGCCGGAAAAGAGTTCGCAGGGCATGGGATCGGCCTGGCAACGGTGGAAAGAATCATCAGGCGTCACGGCGGCCGGATATGGGCCGCAGGGGAGCCGGGCAAGGGGGCCACCTTTTACTTCACGCTGCCGAATATGGACAAAATCCCGCATTAATCTGTGTTGCGAGCGGTATGAACGGTCGACATCGGGAATCAAAGAAGATCGTGTTCGGAATCGGAGGATTGCCGCCGAGGTGAGGGTATGGAAGCATCGACGATAAAGGTTCTGGTGTTCGAGGACAACCCGGCCCATGCAGCCGTGATCCAGGAGATACTGACGGAGTCACGGAAGCCTGCGTTCACGGTTCAGCATGTGCGGTATCTGGCGGAGGGGCTTGAACGGCTCTCAAGCAGTGCCTTCGACGTCATCCTGATCGATCTGGGGTTGCCCGACAGCCAGGGGCTCGAGACTGCCCTGGCTGTGCGGAAGCAGGCCACGTTGACGCCGATCGTGGTGATGACCGCCCTCGATGACGAAGAAACTGCCCTGAAAGCGCTGCAACTGGACATACAGGACTACCTGATCAAGGGAGAGATCACCGGAAACCTGCTGAAACGCTCGATCCGCTATGCCATACAGCGAAAGCAGGACACCGAGGCGTTGCGGCAGAGCGAGCAGCGCTTTACCTCATTCATGCTGCACCTCCCCGCCGCAGCCTGGATGAAGGACCAGCAGGGCCGGTACGTGTACGGCAACGGGGAACACGAACGCATTTTTTCCCTGCCCTTTTCCGAATACTCCAACAAGCGCGACGAAGAATTCCTGGCGCCGGAAACCGCCCAACAGCTTCGGGAGAACGATGAGCGGGTGCTGACCGAGGGTGAAAGCCTGCAAATCAACGAGGTCCTGCGTCGGGCCGACGGCATCGAGCACCACTTCATCGTCAGCAAGTTCCCCATTCCGGGTCCCGACGGTCAGGTGGCATACGTTGCCGGTATCGCGCTCGACATCACCGAGCAGAAGCGGGCGGAAGAGGCCATGCAGAAATCGGAAAGGAAACTGGCGAAGATTTTTCATGCGGTTCCGGCGATCCTCGGCATATCCACGGTGGAGGAAGGACGATTCGTTGATATCAATGAGAACGCACTCGAATTGTTAGGCTACCGGCGCGATGAGATGATCGGCCGCACCGCATTGGAACTCGGTCTATGGGAGGAGATGTCCGAGCGGACGAGAGTGCTGCAGGCGCTGGAAGAAAAGGGATCGATAAGAAACGTGGAGGTCAGACTGAGAGGAAAAAGTGGCCAGACCCTGGTTTGTCTCTTTTCCGGGGAATTCATCGATATTGACGGTGAGCGGTACCTGCTCAGCCTGATTCGGGATATCACCGACCGCAGACGGGCCGAGGAGGCGCTCCAAAAATCGGAGAAGAAGTTTGTAAAGGTGTTCAACGCGGCTCCGGCGCTGCTTGCCGTTTCGACCCTGGAAGACGGAATGTTTCTCAATGTCAACGACACTATGGTGCGCACCCTGGGCTATCGGCGCGACGAAATGATTGGCCGTACCGGAGTGGAGCTTGACCTGTGGGAGGATATGTCGGAACGGGCCACACTCCTGCAGGTGCTGGAAGAAAAGGGATCAGTGAAAAACGTGGAGGTCAGGCTCAGGGGAAAGAACGGCCAGCACCTTGTCGGTCTCTTCTCAGCGGAATACATCGATATTGATGGCGATCGTTACATGCTCAGCCTGGTGAAGGACATCACCCTGAAAAAGCGGGCACAGGAGAAAGTTGAGCGGCTGAACATCGAACTGGTGGCGGCCAACAAGGTCCTGGCCGACGATCTGGAGGCGATGAAAATACTTCAGAAGATCGGCATGCTGTTCCTGCATGAAGAAAGCCTGGAACAGATCCTTTCCCAGGTACTGGAGGCGGCTATCGGCATTGCCGGCGCCGATTTCGGCAACATCCAGATCATAAACCCCGCCACCTCCAGTCTGCAGATCGCAGTCCAGCACGGCTTTCCCCAGTGGTGGCTCGACTACTGGAACAGGGTGGCCGAGGGCAAGGGGATGCGCGGCACAGCACTTGGTCACGGTGAGCGCGTCATCGTGGAGGACATCGAACACAATCCGATCTTCTCCGGCACCGAGGTACTTGAGATCCAGCTCAGGGTGGGGGTGCGTGCGGTCCAGTCCACCCCCCTCGTCAGCCGCTCGGGCAGTCTCCTCGGTATGCTCTCGACGCATTACAAGGCGCCGCACCGGCCGAACAACCGCGAATTACGTTTGCTGGATCTGCTGGCCCGCCATGCGGCCGATTTCATCGAAGAAACGCGTCTGAGGGAGATGCTGGAGGCACGGGTACAGCAGAGCGAGGAACGCTTTGCCGCTTTCATGAGTCATCTCCCCTCGGCAGCCTGGATGAAGGACCTGACTGGCCGCTTCGTCTACGCTAACACGGAGGTCGAGCACCTTTTCTCAATACCTTTTGCCGAATATTCAGGCAAGACCGAAGAAGAATTCCTACCCCCAGAAACTGCCCGCCAGCTTCGTGAGAATGATGAACTGGTACTGGCCGGAGGAAAGAGCATGCAAACTATTGAGGTCCTCACGTTGTCAGACGAGATCGAACACCATTTCATCGTCAGCAAGTTCGTGGTGCCGGGACCCGACGGCCGGGCTGCATACCTTGCCGGCCTCGCACAGGACATCACCGAGCGCGTGCGGGCGGAGGAGGCACTGCATGCCAGCGAGGAGCGCTTTCGCGCCCTGGTGACGGCCAGTTCACAGGTATTATACCGGATGAGCCCGGACGGGAGCGAGATGCGCCAGCTCAGCAGCAAGGGATTTCTGGCCAGCACCGAGACACCGAGCAGTGACTGGCTTCAGAGATACATCCCTCCGGAGGATCAGCTGCAGGTGATCGCCGAACTTCAGTATGCCATCCGGACCAAGAGTATGTACGAGCTGGAACATCGGGTCTGGCGAGCCGACGGTGGTCTGGGATGGGTATTGTCGCGCGCCGTTCCGCTGATGGATGCCAATGGCAAGATCGTTGAATGGTTCGGGGCGGCCAACGACATCACCGAACGCGTGGAAACCGAGAGAGCAGAACTGGCAGCCCGGGCCGCCGAGTTGGAGGAGGCCAA belongs to Geobacter sp. SVR and includes:
- a CDS encoding PAS domain S-box protein, giving the protein MEAPTIKVLVIEDNPAHAAMIQEMLAESRKPAFTVQHVRYLAEGLEQLSGSAFDVILIDLGLPDSQGLETALAVRKQATLTPIVVMTALDDEDAALKALQLDIQDYLIKGEITGNLLKRSIRYAMQRKQDTEALRQSEQRFASFMLNLPAAAWMKDRHGRYVYANAQMERVFSLPFSKFSGKTDGEFLPPETAGSLRENDERVLAEGESLQTIEVLRQADGIEHHSVVGKFPIPGPDGQVAYVAGVALDTTEQVKAVEALQKSERKFAKIFHAAPALVGISTPEEGRFIDVNDATIQLLGYRREEMIGRTALELNIWEDLSDRARVLQALEEKGSAKNIEVRLRGKNGQILVGLFSAEYVDLDGDRYLLSLVRDITERKRAEETLRKSEQKFAKVFNSVPALVSISTLKEGGFVEVNETMLKMLGYRREEMIGRTAMELGIWNDLADRARIQQALEEKGSAKNFEVRFRGKKGQSFVGLFSAEYVDFGNDRYMLSLVKDITLTKQAQQEVELLNTQLGARAAELEEANRQLEAFNYAVAHDLRKPLSTINGYCQIIREACGERLDAECRNYLQEAYDGTWRMSRLIDALLRFSQASRIEPRREQVDFSSMARAVAVDLQHAEPARRVDFRIAEGISVIGDTDLLRVVLANLIGNAWKYTAKLEEAVIEFGVTRAREEKACFVRDNGPGFAMADAEKLFIPFQRVAGKEFAGHGIGLATVERIIRRHGGRIWAAGEPGKGATFYFTLPNMDKIPH
- a CDS encoding PAS domain S-box protein; amino-acid sequence: MEASTIKVLVFEDNPAHAAVIQEILTESRKPAFTVQHVRYLAEGLERLSSSAFDVILIDLGLPDSQGLETALAVRKQATLTPIVVMTALDDEETALKALQLDIQDYLIKGEITGNLLKRSIRYAIQRKQDTEALRQSEQRFTSFMLHLPAAAWMKDQQGRYVYGNGEHERIFSLPFSEYSNKRDEEFLAPETAQQLRENDERVLTEGESLQINEVLRRADGIEHHFIVSKFPIPGPDGQVAYVAGIALDITEQKRAEEAMQKSERKLAKIFHAVPAILGISTVEEGRFVDINENALELLGYRRDEMIGRTALELGLWEEMSERTRVLQALEEKGSIRNVEVRLRGKSGQTLVCLFSGEFIDIDGERYLLSLIRDITDRRRAEEALQKSEKKFVKVFNAAPALLAVSTLEDGMFLNVNDTMVRTLGYRRDEMIGRTGVELDLWEDMSERATLLQVLEEKGSVKNVEVRLRGKNGQHLVGLFSAEYIDIDGDRYMLSLVKDITLKKRAQEKVERLNIELVAANKVLADDLEAMKILQKIGMLFLHEESLEQILSQVLEAAIGIAGADFGNIQIINPATSSLQIAVQHGFPQWWLDYWNRVAEGKGMRGTALGHGERVIVEDIEHNPIFSGTEVLEIQLRVGVRAVQSTPLVSRSGSLLGMLSTHYKAPHRPNNRELRLLDLLARHAADFIEETRLREMLEARVQQSEERFAAFMSHLPSAAWMKDLTGRFVYANTEVEHLFSIPFAEYSGKTEEEFLPPETARQLRENDELVLAGGKSMQTIEVLTLSDEIEHHFIVSKFVVPGPDGRAAYLAGLAQDITERVRAEEALHASEERFRALVTASSQVLYRMSPDGSEMRQLSSKGFLASTETPSSDWLQRYIPPEDQLQVIAELQYAIRTKSMYELEHRVWRADGGLGWVLSRAVPLMDANGKIVEWFGAANDITERVETERAELAARAAELEEANRELEAFNYTVAHDLRKPLATINGYCQIILGMCGDRLDGECRNYLQSAYDGTWRMSRLIDALLNFSRASRIEPRREGVDLSGLAQAVAVELKLTELARRVDFRIVEGLSVIGDADLLRVVLANLIGNAWKYTGNREEAVIEFGVMQVGEEEAYFVRDNGPGFAMADAGKLFLPFQRVAGNEFAGHGIGLATVERIIRRHGGRIWAEGEPGKGAVFYFTLSNTDKASH